CAAATATGGGATATAAGTATCTGATCAAGAAAATGACTTTGAATgaacttctcttcattcttttattcctATTGATATATTCCAATCAGTGATATTATAAACGTATTCCTTCCTTAAGCATGTAACAAGTTCTATATTAATATAACCAGTATACTCCAATAGGAAAACAGATTTTAACCTTTTGAGAGCATTACTTTAaatttttgacttatttttaaaaaacaagagaaatctGTTTACCAATGATAaagtggtattttatttttatgatatatttttagCATTACAAGTCAATATAGGTAAAAATCTGCAAATCATGCTAAGTATCAGTCTAATTTAAATTCTCAAGTTCATAATACCTGGCTATAAATGAAATTTTTGTCTAAAATAGACTaattaggaaattaaaaatacataataaggCTAAAATGAACACATCTACAGTCTTTTAGGGTATTAGTATCTATTATTACAAACCACATTTTACACTACAAAGAAAGTCTCAGCTAATGGATATTAATTTTATGCTATTTGCTTTCTTTGTTGATAAATATTCTTACCAGCAAGAGGAGGCCCAAGGAGGACAGGACAGCACTCCACAACTGTGACGAGtcccacagcactggaaaatCTTTGAGCACCAACAAGGTCCATGAGAGTTTCAAAGAGGACACTGCTAACACTCCCAAATCCAAGGCCAAAAAATACAGCATACACCACCAGGCTTGTGTAGTCCTCAGCCAAGGGGCATAAGAGATGACAGATTCCAGTGAACATCACTGCAAAACTGAAGAAGTACTGGATTCGGGGTCGGATTAATTTGGAATTGGCAATAAGTCCTACAGAAGGTCTGGCAAACATATCAACAAAAGCCATAACAGAGAGCAAGAAAGCTGCAGAATACTCATCGATTCCTTTGTCTTTAGCATATGGAGCCAAGAATATAACAGGGGCGAAGAATCCCAGAAACATAATGACATTTCCAGATAAGTATATCAGAAATCCCCTATGCTTAAAAAGGGAGAAATCTAAATACTTATTAATTTTTTCCCAAACTGAtaactttttttgtcttttttccatactGGAATCAGTTTCTCTTACACCAACCTTATTTTTAGACTCAGTACTTGCTTTGGGTTCAACAGGTCTCATAAGGGCCCCAGCCACACAGCAGTTCAACAGCAAACCTCCCAAAATCATGAAGCTTCCCTTCCAGCCGTAAGTATTGAAGAGGAACTGATTGAAAGGGGCCAAGGTGCTTAGGAAAACAGGACTTCCTGCCATTGCAAGCCCATTCGCTACAGGCCGTTTCTTGTAGAAGTATTTGCCCACGATTGTTAAGGCAGGTTGCAGGTTGAAGGCTAGACCTAAacctaaaaagaacaaaacaaaaggaagaaacaaacgcATTATGTCACTCACAAAAGAAATCACTTGTCAAGATGTACATTCAAGTGGAGAtggcagaatgaaaaggcaacagcccacagtaaataaaaaatttaaaaatttaaaaaattacatattatCAATAAGATGGCACAAAAAACAAAGAGGTTCTCATAACTAGACATCTGAGATGCATGACTGTTTCATAATCCTTTCCTTttaagacacaaaaataaaaccaagaactTCTAATGTTGCAACAATCAGAAAATAGGTTGAAATTGGAACACAGTTCATTGGTTCTTAGTTATAATCACTTAATTCCACAAATAAATTAATCTCTCTAATCGCTCTCATTATATACACATGCAGAGAATAGATATCTTCCTTGAGGGCAAGagtgtgtttaaaacatgaatacTTTATTTCCAGTACAGAATAGACTGAACAGACTAAAAAGGTTGTGGTTTATAAATAATCCTAGATCTCCTGTAGTTATTTCTTTCAAAGCTatgcaaataataaaaaagagtaaTCAATTCATGCCAttaatttcatgttcttcattcctCACATTCCACATTTCATGACTATAGAGGTGAATGTGTATTAACTAAAAAATAACTTTAAGCTGATTGTTTAGATGGATCAAATGTTTCTGCTGTCTAGGGACACCTTGACAGTGCTGAGTTTTGCT
The sequence above is drawn from the Dama dama isolate Ldn47 chromosome 3, ASM3311817v1, whole genome shotgun sequence genome and encodes:
- the SLC16A7 gene encoding monocarboxylate transporter 2, producing the protein MPPPGGTPPLHPPPDGGWGWVVVGAAFISIGFSYAFPKAVTVFFKEIQLIFNTTYSEIAWISSTMLAVMYAGGPISSVLVNKYGSRPVVMVGGLLCCLGMVSASYSTNVVELYLTMGFICGLGLAFNLQPALTIVGKYFYKKRPVANGLAMAGSPVFLSTLAPFNQFLFNTYGWKGSFMILGGLLLNCCVAGALMRPVEPKASTESKNKVGVRETDSSMEKRQKKLSVWEKINKYLDFSLFKHRGFLIYLSGNVIMFLGFFAPVIFLAPYAKDKGIDEYSAAFLLSVMAFVDMFARPSVGLIANSKLIRPRIQYFFSFAVMFTGICHLLCPLAEDYTSLVVYAVFFGLGFGSVSSVLFETLMDLVGAQRFSSAVGLVTVVECCPVLLGPPLAGKLVDETGQYKYMYLACGAIVVLASVWLLIGNAVNYRLLAREKKKNIHTKESQETEPLKTSQSPNVNIKSGETETWKGTEVNPSERETNI